The Xanthobacter flavus genome includes a window with the following:
- a CDS encoding amino acid ABC transporter ATP-binding protein, producing MSLITITEVRKSFGQNEVLKGINLDVAAGEVIAIIGKSGSGKSTLLRCVNGLETINDGAITVAGAQLLPDEVHLRALRLKVGMIFQGFNLFPHLTAGRNVMLSPMVVKKVSQKEAEAEARVRLEQVGLAHKFDAYPDELSGGQQQRVAIARALAMKPLALLCDEITSALDPELVNEVLAVVKKLAEEGMTLLMVTHEMRFAREVCDRVVFMHQGRVHEIGPPEDVFANPQTAELRQFLGQS from the coding sequence ATGTCGCTCATCACCATCACTGAGGTCCGCAAAAGCTTCGGCCAGAACGAGGTGCTGAAGGGCATCAACCTCGACGTGGCGGCCGGGGAGGTCATCGCCATCATCGGCAAGTCGGGTTCGGGCAAATCGACCCTTCTGCGCTGCGTGAACGGGCTGGAGACCATCAATGACGGCGCCATCACCGTCGCCGGCGCCCAGCTCCTGCCGGACGAGGTGCACCTGCGCGCGCTCCGGCTGAAGGTCGGAATGATCTTCCAGGGCTTCAACCTGTTCCCCCACCTCACCGCGGGGCGCAACGTGATGCTCTCGCCCATGGTGGTGAAGAAGGTGTCGCAGAAGGAGGCCGAGGCCGAGGCACGGGTGCGCCTCGAGCAGGTGGGCCTTGCCCACAAGTTCGATGCCTACCCCGATGAACTCTCGGGCGGCCAGCAGCAGCGCGTCGCCATCGCGCGGGCGCTCGCCATGAAGCCGCTCGCCTTGCTGTGCGACGAGATCACCTCCGCCCTCGATCCCGAGCTGGTGAACGAGGTGCTGGCCGTGGTGAAGAAGCTGGCCGAGGAGGGCATGACCCTGCTCATGGTCACGCACGAGATGCGCTTCGCGCGGGAAGTGTGCGACCGGGTGGTGTTCATGCACCAGGGCCGCGTGCACGAGATCGGCCCGCCTGAAGATGTATTTGCGAATCCTCAGACGGCGGAGCTCAGGCAGTTTCTCGGCCAAAGCTGA
- a CDS encoding amino acid ABC transporter permease: MTQFTTWDIVSNLLLAARWTVLLSILAFVGGGVLGLVVLYCRIARKVWLQRAANLYIELFQGTPLLMQLFLIFFGLPLMGLDVSPWAAAFVSLTLWTSAFLAEIWRGCVEAVPKGQWEASSSLAMSFFEQLRYVVLPQALRIAVPPTVGFSVQVVKGTALTSIIGFVELSKAATIITNATFEPFTVYGFAALIYFVLCWPLSKSSQLLERKLNVAHHHH; this comes from the coding sequence ATGACCCAATTCACGACCTGGGACATCGTCTCCAACCTCCTCCTCGCCGCGCGCTGGACGGTGCTGCTCTCCATCCTCGCCTTCGTCGGCGGCGGCGTGCTGGGCCTCGTGGTGCTCTACTGCCGCATCGCCCGGAAGGTGTGGCTGCAACGGGCGGCCAATCTGTACATCGAGCTGTTTCAGGGCACGCCGCTGCTGATGCAGCTGTTCCTCATCTTCTTCGGCCTGCCGCTCATGGGCCTCGACGTCTCGCCCTGGGCGGCGGCGTTCGTCTCGCTGACGCTGTGGACCTCCGCCTTCCTCGCGGAGATCTGGCGCGGCTGCGTGGAAGCCGTTCCGAAGGGTCAGTGGGAGGCCTCCTCCTCGCTGGCCATGAGCTTCTTCGAGCAACTGCGCTACGTGGTGCTGCCCCAGGCGCTGCGCATCGCCGTGCCGCCCACGGTGGGCTTTTCCGTGCAGGTGGTGAAGGGCACGGCGCTGACCTCCATCATCGGCTTCGTGGAGCTGTCCAAGGCCGCCACCATCATCACCAACGCCACGTTCGAGCCGTTCACCGTCTACGGCTTCGCCGCCCTCATCTATTTCGTGCTGTGCTGGCCTCTGTCGAAGAGCAGCCAGCTTCTCGAAAGGAAGCTGAATGTCGCTCATCACCATCACTGA
- a CDS encoding amino acid ABC transporter permease, with the protein MAYSFDFSSLADYGPVLAKGVAITVELIVVGGTLGVGLGIACAWAKALGPRWLRPIVSAYVELIRNTPFLIQLFFIFFGLPAVGVGLTEMQAAILAMVINLGAYACEIIRAGIEATPRGQFEAGASLAMSPIQTFRHVVLVPALQKIWPALSSQMVIVMFGSAVCSQISVEELTFAANFIQSRTFRAFEAYIVATLLYLLLAVLLRQVMRGLGLVLFPRRRKAT; encoded by the coding sequence ATGGCCTACAGTTTCGATTTCTCATCCCTGGCCGACTATGGGCCGGTGCTGGCGAAGGGGGTCGCCATCACCGTGGAGCTGATCGTGGTCGGCGGCACGCTCGGCGTCGGGCTCGGCATCGCCTGCGCCTGGGCGAAGGCGCTGGGGCCGCGCTGGCTCCGGCCGATCGTCTCGGCCTATGTGGAGCTGATCCGCAACACGCCGTTCCTGATCCAGCTGTTCTTCATCTTCTTCGGCCTGCCGGCGGTCGGCGTGGGGCTCACCGAGATGCAGGCGGCCATCCTCGCCATGGTCATCAATCTCGGCGCCTATGCCTGCGAAATCATCCGCGCCGGCATCGAGGCGACGCCGCGGGGCCAGTTCGAGGCTGGCGCGAGCCTCGCCATGAGCCCCATCCAGACGTTCCGTCATGTGGTGCTGGTGCCGGCCCTTCAGAAGATCTGGCCGGCGCTCAGCTCGCAGATGGTCATCGTGATGTTCGGCTCGGCGGTGTGCTCGCAGATCTCGGTGGAGGAGCTGACCTTCGCCGCCAACTTCATCCAGTCACGCACCTTCCGGGCCTTCGAGGCCTACATCGTCGCGACCCTCCTCTATCTCCTGCTGGCGGTGCTGCTGCGCCAGGTGATGCGGGGGCTCGGGCTGGTTCTCTTTCCCCGCCGGAGGAAGGCGACATGA
- a CDS encoding transporter substrate-binding domain-containing protein, producing MQATRRSFLSRTLAAAALGGALTLGLAAAPAQAEALDDILKAGVIKIAVPQDFPPFGSVGTDLKPLGYDIDVANLIAKGLGVKAELVPVTSANRIPYLQTKKVDLVISSLGKNPDREKVIDFSVAYAPFFNGIFGPADVKVEKVEDIAGMTVGVTRGSVEDLELTKVAPPTADIKRYEDNNSTISAFLSGQVKVVATGNVVAAAILARNPPKKPTVKVLIKNSPCFVGLNKDEPKLLEKVNAILTAAKADGALEKISEKWLGAPLPKDL from the coding sequence ATGCAGGCCACCCGCAGATCTTTCCTCTCCCGGACCCTGGCCGCAGCCGCTCTCGGCGGCGCGCTGACCCTCGGCCTTGCCGCCGCCCCCGCCCAGGCGGAAGCGCTCGATGACATCCTCAAGGCCGGGGTCATCAAGATCGCCGTCCCGCAGGACTTTCCCCCGTTCGGCTCGGTGGGCACCGACCTCAAGCCCCTGGGCTATGACATCGACGTGGCCAACCTCATCGCCAAGGGCCTGGGCGTGAAGGCGGAGCTGGTGCCGGTGACGAGCGCCAACCGCATCCCCTACCTGCAGACCAAGAAGGTCGATCTCGTCATCTCCAGCCTCGGCAAGAACCCCGACCGCGAGAAGGTGATCGACTTCTCGGTGGCCTACGCCCCCTTCTTCAACGGCATCTTCGGCCCGGCCGACGTGAAGGTGGAGAAGGTGGAGGACATCGCCGGCATGACGGTGGGCGTCACCCGCGGCTCGGTGGAAGACCTGGAACTGACCAAGGTCGCCCCGCCCACCGCCGACATCAAGCGCTACGAGGACAACAATTCCACCATCTCGGCCTTCCTTTCGGGCCAGGTGAAGGTGGTGGCGACCGGCAATGTGGTGGCTGCCGCCATCCTTGCCCGCAATCCACCGAAGAAGCCCACCGTGAAGGTGCTCATCAAGAACTCGCCCTGCTTCGTCGGCCTGAACAAGGACGAGCCGAAGCTGCTGGAGAAGGTCAACGCCATCCTCACCGCCGCCAAGGCGGACGGCGCGCTGGAGAAGATCTCCGAGAAGTGGCTCGGCGCCCCGCTGCCGAAGGACCTCTGA
- a CDS encoding S41 family peptidase, translated as MMRRTSLFLLGVAAGALVAVAAVQPRLILGTAAEAASSDTYKQLNLFGDVFERVRADYVEKPDDAKLIEAAINGMLQSLDPHSSYMDAKNHRDMQVQTRGEFGGLGIEVIMEDGLVKVVTPMEGTPAAKAGVLSGDLIAKLDGDQVQGMTLNEAVDKMRGPVNTPITLTILRKGTEKPIEVKLVRDTIKLQTVRSRVEADDIAYIRINSFTNEQTFETLKKAIDDLTAKIGPDKIKGYIIDLRNNPGGLLDQAVAVSDAFLDRGEIVSTRGRNPEETQRFNARGGDLTKGKPVIVMVNGGSASASEIVAGALQDHKRATVLGSRTFGKASVQTIIPLGQQGALRLTTARYYTPSGRSIQAKGIEPDIVLVQDLPDEMKQKLGVTTDSTRGEASLKGHLKNGEDEQTGSPSYVPPDPKDDTQLKLAVELMKGTVKNAAFPATPNKSSQAN; from the coding sequence ATAATGCGTCGGACGTCTCTCTTTCTTCTTGGCGTGGCGGCTGGCGCCCTCGTGGCGGTTGCAGCGGTCCAGCCACGGCTCATCCTCGGGACCGCGGCCGAGGCCGCGTCGTCGGATACCTACAAGCAGCTCAACCTGTTCGGCGACGTGTTCGAGCGCGTGCGCGCCGACTATGTCGAGAAGCCCGATGACGCCAAGCTGATCGAGGCGGCCATTAACGGCATGCTCCAGTCGCTGGACCCGCACTCCTCCTACATGGACGCGAAGAACCACCGCGACATGCAGGTGCAGACGCGCGGCGAGTTCGGCGGCCTCGGCATCGAGGTCATCATGGAAGACGGCCTGGTGAAGGTCGTCACCCCCATGGAGGGTACCCCCGCCGCCAAGGCCGGCGTGCTGTCCGGCGACCTCATCGCCAAGCTCGACGGCGACCAGGTTCAGGGCATGACCCTGAACGAGGCGGTGGACAAGATGCGCGGGCCGGTGAACACGCCCATCACCCTCACCATCCTGCGCAAGGGCACCGAGAAGCCCATCGAAGTGAAGCTGGTGCGCGACACCATCAAGCTGCAGACGGTGCGCTCGCGCGTGGAGGCGGATGACATCGCCTACATCCGCATCAACTCCTTCACCAACGAGCAGACCTTCGAGACCCTGAAGAAGGCCATCGACGACCTGACCGCGAAGATCGGCCCGGACAAGATCAAGGGCTACATCATCGACCTGCGCAACAACCCCGGCGGCCTGCTTGACCAGGCGGTGGCGGTGTCCGACGCCTTCCTCGATCGCGGCGAGATCGTCTCCACCCGTGGCCGCAACCCGGAAGAGACGCAGCGCTTCAACGCCCGTGGCGGCGACCTCACCAAGGGCAAGCCGGTGATCGTGATGGTGAACGGCGGATCGGCCTCGGCCTCCGAGATCGTCGCCGGCGCCCTGCAGGACCACAAGCGCGCGACCGTCCTGGGCTCGCGCACCTTCGGCAAGGCCTCGGTGCAGACCATCATCCCACTCGGCCAGCAGGGCGCGCTGCGGCTGACGACGGCGCGCTACTACACCCCGTCGGGCCGCTCCATCCAGGCCAAGGGCATCGAGCCGGACATCGTGCTGGTGCAGGACCTGCCGGACGAGATGAAGCAGAAGCTGGGCGTGACCACGGATTCCACGCGTGGCGAAGCCTCGCTGAAGGGCCACCTGAAGAATGGCGAAGACGAGCAGACCGGCTCGCCCTCCTACGTCCCGCCGGATCCGAAGGACGACACCCAGCTGAAGCTCGCCGTCGAGCTGATGAAGGGCACCGTGAAGAACGCCGCCTTCCCGGCGACGCCCAACAAGTCCTCGCAGGCCAACTGA
- a CDS encoding murein hydrolase activator EnvC family protein, translating into MMPRSVLIFLTLAAALVAAAPWLRVPAAIAQPGAPAPAVPLPPPVNRSGIDTDALRADVKGSEEAQRQLREDLEAAKGDRGRLNQMLLDTAARTRAVEQQLIDVEGRIAQLDRSAADLNTSLGKRRGVLAQVLAALLRMGREPPPAILMRPDDALDAVRSAILLGALLPELRVEAETLASDLSELSRVRTELAAARDRLTTLRADLDEDSRRLAALVGERQKRQAEEHPVASSDKAQAESVAKATGDVHDLVTRLENEVAPSARAADAAQAVTRPQEAGRPDLAALKDPARLTPAIAFPQAKGLLPLPVAGVTVRTFGAADGVGGSEKGMTIATRAGAPVSAPADGWVVYAGPFRSYGQLLIINAGGGYHILMAGMERITVDLGQFVLAGEPVGVMGGLSRTVGGTVQRGPGGSGASAQNGSPSPGTATGQPQLYVEFRKDGSSIDPTPWWAATDIQKVRG; encoded by the coding sequence ATGATGCCCCGGTCGGTCCTGATCTTCCTGACGCTGGCTGCGGCCCTTGTGGCCGCGGCGCCGTGGCTTCGCGTTCCCGCGGCCATCGCCCAGCCGGGCGCGCCCGCCCCGGCTGTTCCGCTGCCGCCGCCGGTCAACCGCTCCGGCATCGACACGGACGCCCTGAGGGCCGACGTGAAAGGCTCCGAGGAGGCGCAGCGCCAGCTGCGCGAGGATCTCGAGGCCGCCAAGGGCGATCGCGGCCGTCTCAACCAGATGCTGCTCGACACCGCCGCCCGCACCCGCGCGGTGGAGCAGCAGCTCATCGACGTGGAAGGCCGCATCGCCCAGCTGGATCGTTCCGCCGCAGATCTCAACACCTCGCTGGGCAAACGCCGGGGCGTCCTCGCCCAGGTGCTGGCCGCGCTGCTGCGCATGGGGCGGGAGCCGCCCCCCGCCATCCTCATGCGCCCGGACGATGCGCTGGATGCGGTGCGCTCGGCCATCCTGCTCGGCGCGCTTCTGCCGGAATTGCGGGTGGAGGCGGAGACGCTGGCCTCCGATCTTTCCGAATTGTCACGGGTGCGCACCGAGCTCGCCGCCGCCCGCGACCGCCTCACCACCCTGCGCGCCGACCTCGACGAGGACAGCCGCCGCCTCGCTGCGCTGGTGGGCGAGCGCCAGAAGCGGCAGGCGGAGGAGCATCCGGTCGCGTCCAGCGACAAGGCGCAGGCCGAAAGCGTCGCCAAGGCCACTGGCGATGTGCACGATCTCGTGACGAGACTTGAGAATGAGGTGGCCCCTTCCGCGAGGGCTGCCGACGCCGCGCAGGCGGTGACGCGCCCCCAGGAAGCCGGGCGGCCTGACCTTGCCGCGCTGAAAGATCCGGCGCGCCTGACGCCGGCCATCGCTTTCCCGCAGGCCAAAGGCTTGTTGCCTCTTCCGGTCGCCGGCGTGACGGTGCGGACCTTCGGCGCGGCGGATGGGGTGGGAGGTAGCGAGAAGGGCATGACCATCGCCACCCGGGCCGGCGCCCCGGTGAGCGCCCCGGCGGACGGCTGGGTGGTCTATGCCGGCCCCTTCCGCAGCTATGGCCAACTCTTGATTATCAACGCGGGCGGTGGCTACCATATTCTGATGGCAGGCATGGAACGGATCACCGTGGACCTCGGCCAGTTCGTCCTCGCGGGCGAGCCGGTGGGGGTCATGGGGGGCCTGTCCCGCACCGTGGGGGGCACGGTGCAGCGCGGTCCGGGGGGTAGCGGCGCATCCGCCCAGAACGGCTCACCGTCGCCGGGAACGGCCACGGGACAGCCCCAATTGTATGTCGAGTTCCGAAAAGACGGGTCCTCGATCGATCCCACGCCTTGGTGGGCGGCAACGGACATTCAGAAGGTACGTGGATAA
- a CDS encoding M3 family oligoendopeptidase: protein MPVRSHDFESAFAAARHAAQTAAATASATETLPEWNLTDLYAGMDAPELAADITKADAECKAFEAAYKGKLSDILTAPGAGAALAEAVRRYEAVDDLLGRIASYGSLVYAGDTSDPARAKFYGDIQERLTDSSTHLLFFTLELNRLDDAALEAAMADPALGHYRPWIEDLRKDKPYQLDDKIEQLFHEKSSPSRSAWSRLFDETISSLRFNVDGQELAIEPTLNLMQDTKEEVRRTAGLALADTFSKNLRLFTLITNTLAKDKEISDRWRGFPDVASSRHLANRVEKEVVDAMVSSIREAYPRLSHRYYALKARWFGKERLEFWDRNAPLPKVESRDIGWGEAKDTVLTAYGNFSPKMADIARTFFDKSWIDAPVRPGKSPGAFAHPTVPSAHPYVLLNYQGKPRDVMTLAHELGHGVHQVLAARQGALMAPTPLTLAETASVFGEMLTFRKLLDSAENPRTRKIMLAQKVEDMINTVVRQTAFYTFERNVHSERRQGELTSEKIGEIWMGVQSESLGPAIHLGAGYETFWTYIPHFIHSPFYVYAYAFGDCLVNSLYAVYEKASDGFAERYLEMLAAGGTKHHAELLAPFGLDARDPAFWQTGLNLIDRMITELESMEG from the coding sequence ATGCCCGTTCGTTCGCACGATTTCGAAAGCGCCTTTGCCGCCGCCCGTCACGCCGCCCAGACCGCCGCAGCCACCGCCTCCGCCACCGAGACGCTGCCGGAATGGAACCTCACCGACCTTTATGCCGGGATGGACGCGCCGGAGCTGGCCGCCGACATCACCAAGGCCGATGCCGAGTGCAAGGCCTTCGAGGCCGCCTACAAGGGCAAGCTCTCCGATATCCTCACAGCGCCCGGTGCCGGCGCGGCGCTTGCCGAGGCGGTGAGGCGGTATGAGGCGGTGGACGACCTCCTCGGCCGCATCGCCTCCTATGGCAGCCTGGTCTATGCCGGCGACACCTCGGACCCGGCCCGCGCCAAATTCTACGGCGACATCCAGGAGCGGCTGACCGATTCGTCCACCCATCTCCTGTTCTTCACGCTGGAGCTGAACCGCCTCGACGACGCGGCACTGGAAGCCGCCATGGCCGATCCGGCGCTCGGCCACTACCGGCCGTGGATCGAGGATCTGAGGAAGGACAAGCCCTATCAGCTCGACGACAAGATCGAGCAGCTGTTCCACGAGAAGTCGAGCCCCTCGCGCAGCGCCTGGAGCCGGCTGTTCGACGAGACGATCTCCTCCCTGCGCTTCAACGTGGACGGGCAGGAACTGGCCATCGAGCCCACGCTGAACCTCATGCAGGACACCAAGGAGGAGGTACGCCGCACCGCCGGCCTCGCCCTTGCGGATACGTTCTCCAAGAACCTGCGCCTGTTCACGCTCATCACCAACACGCTGGCGAAGGACAAGGAGATTTCCGACCGCTGGCGCGGCTTCCCCGATGTCGCCTCCTCCCGCCACCTCGCCAACCGGGTGGAGAAGGAGGTGGTGGACGCCATGGTCTCCTCCATCCGCGAGGCCTATCCGCGCCTGTCGCACCGTTATTACGCGCTGAAGGCCCGCTGGTTCGGTAAGGAGCGGCTGGAGTTCTGGGACCGCAATGCGCCCTTGCCCAAGGTGGAAAGCCGCGACATCGGCTGGGGCGAGGCCAAGGACACGGTGCTCACCGCCTACGGCAACTTCTCGCCGAAGATGGCCGACATCGCCCGCACCTTCTTCGACAAGTCCTGGATCGACGCGCCGGTCCGCCCCGGCAAGTCACCCGGCGCCTTCGCCCATCCCACCGTGCCGTCGGCGCACCCCTATGTGCTGCTCAACTACCAGGGCAAGCCGCGGGATGTGATGACGCTCGCCCATGAGCTGGGCCACGGCGTCCACCAGGTGCTCGCCGCCCGGCAGGGCGCGCTCATGGCGCCGACCCCGCTGACGCTGGCGGAGACCGCCTCCGTGTTCGGCGAGATGCTGACCTTCCGCAAGCTGCTCGACTCGGCGGAAAATCCCAGGACCCGCAAGATCATGCTCGCCCAGAAGGTGGAGGACATGATCAATACGGTGGTCCGCCAGACCGCCTTCTATACCTTCGAGCGCAACGTCCATTCCGAGCGCCGGCAGGGCGAGCTGACCTCCGAGAAGATCGGCGAGATCTGGATGGGTGTGCAGAGCGAGAGCCTCGGCCCGGCCATCCACCTCGGCGCGGGCTACGAGACTTTCTGGACCTACATTCCGCACTTCATCCACTCCCCCTTCTACGTCTACGCCTATGCCTTCGGCGACTGCCTCGTGAACTCGCTCTATGCGGTGTACGAGAAGGCGTCCGACGGCTTTGCGGAACGGTATCTGGAGATGCTCGCGGCGGGCGGCACCAAGCACCATGCGGAGCTGCTCGCGCCCTTCGGTCTCGACGCGCGCGACCCGGCCTTCTGGCAGACCGGCCTCAACCTCATCGACCGGATGATCACCGAGCTGGAGAGCATGGAGGGCTGA
- a CDS encoding response regulator — MSSSLLIVEDDSEEARRLEQALTRMGYRCTVAQDGDTALALLAAERFDAVLLDLVLPGLDGMGVLSALTAAGDETPVVVQVTSAGLDAAGGAIRAGARDFVVKPAGALRLEVALTNAIALGRASGGSRPVVRQAGAVATPDNVIAFPSHAAQARAAGAADAAIGATFAHLDASGHARRLDQIEAEAIRFACHLYGGRMAEVARRLGIGRSTLYRKLAELDGAEVETNHQLEPSAAQFVAAE, encoded by the coding sequence ATGTCTTCTTCCCTCCTCATCGTCGAAGACGATTCCGAAGAGGCGCGCCGCCTCGAACAGGCGCTCACCCGAATGGGTTACCGCTGCACCGTCGCGCAAGACGGCGACACGGCCCTTGCCCTGCTTGCGGCGGAGCGATTCGACGCGGTGCTGCTCGATCTGGTGCTGCCCGGGCTTGATGGCATGGGCGTCCTCTCCGCCCTGACGGCGGCGGGGGACGAGACCCCTGTCGTCGTTCAGGTGACCTCCGCCGGCCTGGACGCCGCCGGCGGCGCCATCCGGGCGGGCGCCCGCGATTTCGTGGTGAAGCCGGCCGGCGCGCTGCGCCTGGAAGTGGCGCTCACCAATGCCATCGCCCTCGGCCGGGCCTCAGGCGGGAGCCGCCCGGTGGTCCGGCAGGCGGGTGCGGTCGCAACTCCGGATAATGTGATCGCGTTTCCGTCCCACGCGGCCCAGGCGCGCGCCGCCGGTGCTGCGGATGCGGCCATCGGCGCCACCTTTGCCCATCTGGATGCGTCCGGCCATGCCCGCAGGCTGGACCAGATCGAGGCGGAAGCCATCCGTTTCGCTTGCCATCTCTACGGCGGGCGAATGGCGGAGGTGGCGCGGCGCCTCGGCATCGGCCGCTCGACGCTTTACCGCAAGCTCGCGGAGCTCGACGGCGCAGAGGTAGAGACCAACCACCAACTGGAACCGTCAGCGGCGCAATTTGTTGCTGCCGAGTGA